A single Drosophila miranda strain MSH22 chromosome XR, D.miranda_PacBio2.1, whole genome shotgun sequence DNA region contains:
- the LOC108153212 gene encoding uncharacterized protein LOC108153212 → MEAKVPLKIGNFDGLPVRDKQRKRFRSSQICINSRANLRERHSSTETLNMQSLRLLVILALLMATARARIIESGAATGQELSASPEAVKPVEAVKPVEKLKENQDIQESQVPVQANQVVQERSKVIEENQVIQETPEVKPETHQSAGNEIPKDQAPIEKVEGQSHQQAEQQKEQPQQGEAVQPKGQVEQQKGQIKGREIELVFEQPGQTLLQYENVGQLQGQLPNLDKIFKYPGAQLLNASDVQYSHLFNKFQTAPRVEYVPTLNTTGANVTQHIHNHTHYYQNQNQKKPFPFLPNPFEKQETTYVNRTSPSGNVTYVYEEGKPSGGGAFPFPALPNPFTDFPKVVGLSLVLLPNPFYKGQSSSANDSSVSPIEPTKAHHYFEKFRGFADEPSSNQQQNQQQKAGNRFYLISNPLLNHGSEEGRGEKVQSTNVLLPVNLAALPLLVPAPEANQETAPKQEPTVGHIKIEDLLKTSKFYVGQPLQFQPVNGNGIGVGNGQKQSQDAAFRQLILTQFNQQQQQLQQQLKLPLKDERRSQSAAVPVEEGEESSVLFAVEIPKPIYRFFKGIFGGFSG, encoded by the exons ATGGAAGCCAAAGTGCCCCTAAAGATTGGGAATTTCGATGGACTTCCTGTCAGAGATAAGCAGAGGAAAAGGTTCCGTTCCTCCCAGATCTGTATAAATAGTCGGGCAAACCTGAGGGAAAGACACAGTTCAACTGAAACCCTCAACATG CAATCTCTGCGTCTACTGGTTATACTTGCTCTTCTGATGGCAACGGCTCGGGCCAGGATCATAGAGAGTGGAGCGGCGACTGGGCAGGAGCTTAGTGCTTCCCCGGAAGCAGTCAAACCTGTGGAAGCAGTCAAACCCGTGGagaagctaaaggaaaaccaAGACATTCAGGAGAGCCAAGTGCCTGTCCAGGCAAACCAAGTGGTACAGGAGCGAAGCAAAGTGATCGAAGAGAACCAAGTGATCCAGGAAACTCCAGAAGTAAAGCCTGAAACCCACCAATCAGCTGGCAATGAAATACCCAAGGATCAGGCACCCATCGAGAAAGTGGAAGGCCAAAGCCACCAACAGGCAGAGCAACAGAAGGAACAGCCACAGCAGGGAGAGGCAGTGCAGCCGAAGGGACAGGTAGAGCAACAGAAGGGACAAATTAAAGGTCGCGAGATCGAACTGGTCTTCGAGCAGCCCGGACAAACCCTGCTGCAGTACGAGAATGTGGGCCAGCTCCAAGGACAGCTACCCAATCTGGACAAGATCTTCAAGTATCCGGGAGCCCAGCTGCTGAATGCCAGCGATGTACAGTACTCGCATCTCTTCAACAAGTTCCAGACGGCCCCCAGGGTGGAGTACGTACCCACACTGAACACGACGGGCGCCAATGTCACACAGCACATACACAACCACACGCACTActaccagaaccagaaccagaagaAGCCATTCCCCTTCCTGCCCAATCCCTTCGAGAAGCAGGAGACGACCTATGTGAACCGCACCTCTCCCTCGGGCAACGTGACCTACGTGTACGAGGAGGGAAAGCCGTCGGGAGGAGGCGCCTTCCCATTCCCTGCACTGCCCAATCCCTTTACCGATTTCCCCAAGGTCGTGGGCCTCAGTCTGGTGCTGCTGCCGAATCCCTTCTACAAGGGACAGTCGTCCAGTGCCAATGATTCTTCTGTAAGTCCCATCGAACCTACGAAAGCACATCACTACTTTGAGAAGTTCCGCGGCTTTGCCGATGAGCCATCCTCCAATCAGCAGCAGAATCAGCAGCAAAAGGCCGGAAACCGTTTCTACTTGATCTCCAATCCCCTGCTGAACCACGGCTCCGAGGAAGGTCGCGGCGAGAAGGTCCAGAGCACGAATGTCCTGCTGCCAGTGAATCTGGCTGCCTTGCCGCTTCTGGTGCCTGCCCCAGAGGCCAACCAGGAGACTGCACCCAAGCAGGAACCGACTGTGGGCCACATAAAGATCGAGGATCTGCTCAAGACATCCAAGTTCTATGTGGGACAGCCACTGCAGTTCCAGCCggtcaatggcaatggcatcGGCGTCGGCAACGGTCAGAAGCAGAGCCAGGATGCAGCCTTTCGGCAGTTGATTCTCACACAATTcaaccagcaacagcagcagctgcaacaacaGCTGaagctgccccttaaggacgAACGTCGCTCACAGTCTGCTGCCGTCCCTGTGGAGGAGGGCGAGGAGAGCTCTGTCCTGTTTGCAGTGGAGATACCCAAACCCATCTATCGCTTCTTCAAGGGGATCTTCGGCGGATTCTCGGGCTAA